In the genome of Bradyrhizobium sp. CB3481, the window AACGACCCGCACGTCCAAGCGCGCGGCATGCGAGTCAAGGCCAATCACCCCTTCGAGCCCGATCTGTCGCTGATCCGCAACGCCATCACCTTCTCCGGCACCCCGGTGAAGGAATATCGCGCGCCGCCGCTGCTCGGGGCCGATACGAAAGACGTGCTGGCGACGATCGGCTACGACGCCGCGAAGGTGGAGGCGTTGAAGGAGAAGAAGATCGTCTGATCTTCTCTCCGTCAGCGCAGGCCCTGCTGATTTATCAGGATCCTGTGGATCTGGATGAACTCCGGCAGCTCGATCAGGAATTCCGGATCGCGGTCCAGATGATGCACCTTGGTCGGTTCGCCCTTGGTGAAGGCGGTCATCGATTGAAGGTCGCTCCAGTAGGAGATTGTCGTGAACCAGCTCTCCTGGTCACGGTCCTCCCGGAACAGCTGCACACCCAGCGCCGTCTTCTCCAGTGGCGGAATTCCTTCCGCTCGGATGTAGGCTTCATAAGCGTCGGCGATTTCTGGCTGCGTGCGGCCGCGCCAAATGCGGGCGATGGTCGGCTGGGTCGGCATCGGCTTCTCCGTCCTGAGCTTGGTCCGCCATAACGGCCGAGCCGTCTGGCACGTTCCCGGTCGAAGGAGCCAGGATGCAAGAAGGCCGCCCCAACCGGCGGCCTCCTTAAATCATCGTCCGCACCGGTTAGCGCTTCTGCTGCGCATCCGCGACGGCGCCCCGCATCTGCGTCGCCACCGTCAGGTCACCGATCTTCTTTCCCATATCCCGTCCGGCTTCGGTGGAGAAGCGGTAGTGGAAACCGGCAAAGATGCGGGCGCTGGAAACCTCGTTGCTATAGTCCTGCAGCCGCGTCCATTTGCGCGTGACGCCGGCCGCGGTCGGGCTGGTCAGCGTGATCTCGCCGACCTCGTCGCCCACGATATTCTGCAAAACCGTGGCAACGGTGCTGGAGATGATGCAATGGGCGCAGGGGTATTCCGGGTGCATTGGCGTTGTGCCGAGCGGCTGCCATGAGGCCTCGCGCGGGGTCGCCGGGTTCGACGTGAGGTCAGCATTCCGGATGGCCGTGATGGGACGCCAGAGATTGTAGGCATATTTGGCATCGAACACCGCGATGAAGGCGTCGGCGGTGGCGATCGAGGTCAGTGCGTAGAGGCGGGCACAGTCGACCAGGTCCATCTTCCTGTTGGTAGCGATCTGGCGGACGATCGCATTATAGGTCCGGGGTCCCGTGAACAACCAGAAGCGGGCGATCGTCGTCTGCTCAGGCGAGCGCTTGGCGCTGACGCTGCTGCCGATCTCGCGGATTTCGTTCAGATCTCGCGTCCAGGTTTCCGACGTCAGCGCGGGAGGCGGCGGGGCGCGAAACTGCGACGCGCTGGCCATCACGAACGGCCTGACCTTCGGGCTCGTGGACTCGATCGGTATCGTGGTCGGCACATAGACACCGGCCGTGGTGGCGGGGCGATAATCTTCCGGTGTCTTGCTACCGTCATTTTCCCGCAACGCGATCACTCCGGCGGCGGCCTGTTTGCCGAGTTCGATACCTTTCGATCTCGCCTCATTGTCGGCGATCCCGGCAAGCGAGGCCGCAAGCGCAGCATCGAGATCCGTCTTCTTGTCGGGATGCTGCGCCAGCAGCACGTCATGGGCCGCTGCCGCGGCCGCCGCTTCCCTTGACGTGGCCTTATCGGCGGTGAGGTTGAGCTTATAAGGTGCGTAGCGCCGCTCGATGGCATTGACCGCTTCGAACATCGCGATGTGCAGCATCGCCTGTCCACGGCTATTCGGCGCGTTCAGCAGTTGCTTTTCGGCGGCGAGGGCGTCGGCCTTGGCGTTCCAGTCCATGATGACGTCGCCGCGGGCGACGGTGGCAAACAGCGTGGCGGCGAGCACGCTGCCGACCAGAAGGGCCTGGGGAAATCCTGATCCTGGCTTCATGGGAACTCTCCTGCATGTCGCCCGCGGAAAGTCGGGCTTCTCGGAAAAGTCCCACATTCACGGGCACGGCAGCCGTGAAGATCGGGTGAAATTGTGCTGAAATGCGCTGGACTGCCCGTGAACCCGGGCCTGCCAGCGCATCACAAACATGGCCGATATCAAGAGCTATCGCTTTGGTCCATTCCTGGTCGATCGCCGATCGGCCTGCTTGCGCCGCGAGGGCATCGCCGTCCCGCTGCGGCCAAAATCCTTCGATGTGCTGGTGTATCTCGCGCAGCACCCCGGCCGGCTCGTTGCGAAGGCGGAGTTGATCGACAACGTCTGGCAGAACGTCAACGTCACGTCGAACTCGGTGGTTCAGTGCATCAAGGAGGTCCGCCAGGCGCTGCAGGACGACAGCCAGGCGATCATCGAAACCGTCTCGAAGCGCGGTTATCTGTTTGCGCCACCGGTTATCGCCGTCGACAGCGACGGCGAACATGCTTCGAGCGCAAGCACTACGGCGATCGACACCGATGCAAGCCGCGCGCTGCCGTTACCCGATCGTCCCTCGATCGCGGTGCTGCCGTTCGACAACATGAGCGGCGATCCGGACCAGGAGCACTTCGCCGACGGCATATCGGAAGATCTGATCACCGGGCTGTCGCGCGTCCGCTGGCTATTCGTCATCGCCCGCAACTCGACCTTCGTTTACAAGGGCCGCGCCGTCGATATCAGGGACATCGCGGCGAAGCTCGGCGTCCGCTATGTGCTTGAAGGCAGCGTGCGCCGGGCCGGCCAGCGGCTCCGCGTCAGTGCGCAGCTGATTGATGCGATAACGGGCGGCCATCATTGGGCCGAGCAATACGACCGCGAGCTCGGCGACATCTTCGCGATACAGGACGAGATCACCAGCAGCGTGATCGCCTCGATCCAGCCGCGCCTGCTCGCAGCAGAGGGTGTTCGCGCGTTGTCACGCTCGCCGGGCGATCTTGGCGCATGGGAGCTGGTGGCGCGCGCACAAACCCATGTCTGGCGGCTGACCCGATCGGACAATGAAGCCGCGATCGAAGCGCTCAATCGCGCTGTCGAAGCCTATCCGGACTACGCGCCCGCGCGGAGCCTGCTTGGCTTCTGCCTGGTGTTCTCGGCGCATAATGGCTGGATCGATCGCGACCAGGGCTTGCAGGCCGCCCGTCCGCATATCGTCCGCGCGATTGCGCTCGACGATTGCGACCCCTGGGCGCAGATCGCGCTCGGCTATTGGTCGATGATGGCGTGGCGCACCGAGGAATCGCTCGCCGCGTTCCGGCGGGCCGTCGTCCTCAATCCGAGTTCGGCAGCCGCGCATTGCTATCTCAGTCACGGGCTCGCCTTTTCGGGAAGGTGCGATGAAGCGATTGCGCACGGCAGGGAAGCGATCCGGCTGAGCCCGCTAGACCCGGACACGGCCATGTTTCTCGGCGGCATTACCGTCGCCAATTATCTCGCCGGCCGATATGCCGAGGCCTTTGAGACATCGGAACAGCTGTTGCGGCTGCGCCCGGGCTTTCATGGCGCGCAACGCCTGCGCTGCGCGAGCCTGGCCCAGATGGGGAGGGTGGAGGAGGCCCGGCAATCGCTCGCGGCCCTGCGCCTTGAGCAGCCCCAGCTCTCGATCGACTGGATCAAATCCAGCGTGCCCTATCAGACGCCTGAACTGATGGAACACTTCCTCGCGGGAATGCGCAGGGCCGGGCTGACATGAGGCCGGCGACAAAGTGCGTAGGGTGGGCAAAGAGCGCCAGCGACATGCTCACCATCCACCACCGAGCGTGCTGCTTGAGGGTGGCACGCTTTCCGCCTTCGCTCTCTGAGCTAGGTGAGACAAGGCGCTTTGCCGACCTCTACGATTTTCAATCCTCATGGTGAGCAGGCGCGTCAGCGCCGTCTCGAACCATGTGGCCACAGTCGGGCCTGCATCCTTCGAGACGCGGCGAAGACGCCGCTCCTCAGGATGAGGTCGAACATTTTGCCCGACGGGCAAATAATTTCCGATTTTCGGAAATGGCGTCAAGCTGCAAATTTCCGAGAATCAGAAATATTTCGCTTCCGTTTTCACCCAAATCAGCGGCATAACTGCGCCCGTCTCACCGCGGGATGAGGGGCGTTGGCCATCGTCACTGACGCGCGGGGAGATGCGATGGACGCCGATGCCGTAACTGACGAGTCTGGCTGAGGCGTACGGTGAAGTCGTGTGGTTCTGGCGCCGTGGTGCTGGCGTTAAGCCCGAAGGTAGCGAAAGCCGCTCGCGGGCGACGGAGGCAAAAGAGCCGTTCTCCGGGAAGAGCACGAAGTAAACCGTAAAGCCATTGCGCAGGGAAGGCCGGGATGCTCCCGCCGAACCTGTATGCTCGTGTGCATGCTTTTTGCTATGCGCAACCGCACACGAGACCGCGGGTGCGGCGCGCGCCCGGTCTTCCCTGCGCCCTCACAATGAAGAGGGCGGGAAAGTTTCAGCAAGCCTCGGGCAATCCATGTCGCGAGATTGCCGCCTTATACCCAGTTGTCGTCACCCGCGCAGGCGGGTGATCCAGTATTCCAGAGACACCGATGATAGAACCGAGAAGCCGCGGCGTACTGGATCCCCCGCCTGCGCGGGGGACGACGGCTGTGTGCGCCGCTAGCAGCGTTCGCAATGACGGCTCAGAGGTCCTGCCGTGTCAGCCGTCCTTGCGGCATCGCCGACCGAGCAGGCGCCTTCTTCGCCGTAGCTTCGCCACCCGTCAGCGCCATCACCGAGACCGCGACCACGCGGTCGACGATGGCATCCACGTCATTGAGGTCGCATTGGCCTTCCGACAGCCGGATCAGCCGCTCCTTTTCCCGGATGGTGTGATGCGACATCGCGAGCGCAAAGTGCAGGCCCCAGTAGAGATCGGCGTCATCACGGCCCGGCATCGCCCGGCGCATCGCGGCGATGAATTTCCGCAAGTGATCGACCTCGCGGTTCTTGATGCGACGGATCGGCGGCACCGATTCAATCGAGGCACGGATCATGAAGCGCGCGGCAGTCGAGCCCTCGCGGTCCGGGCCGAGGCAGCCGCGCAGGGTGGGGCCGACCAGCGCGTGCAAAATGGCGTCGATCGGGGCGCGGCCGCCGCCCTTTTCCTCCGCCAGTTTCAACTCGTTGAGCCGCTCGCGGTTGGTGGCAAGGCTGCGGGTGACGAAGAGTTCGGCGATCAGTTCGTCCTTGGAACCGAAATGATAGTTCACCGCGGCCAGGTTGACGTTCGCCTCCGCGACGATGTCGCGCAGCGTCACGTCGCCGAAGCCGCGATCGGCATAAAGCTTTTCCGCGGCGGCAAGGATGGCAGACCGGGTCCGATCGCTGGACATACCTGGCTCCCATTCGGGGAGTTGCAATTCAAACAGTTGTATGAAACTATCGTTTGAAGGACCGGAAATGTCAAGAACGTCTGCAAACGTTTCGCATCTCCGGCAGGCCGACATTGTCAGCGGCATCTGCAAAATGGCTTGCGGGCCATCGGCGGCGGGCGGACAGTTGCGGCGCAACGGTTTCAGAACGAGGACGAGGAGCGCCCCATGAATTTCGACATGTCAGAGAAGCAGAAGGAATGGCTGAACCGCGTGCGCGCGTTCATGAACGCGCATGTTCGTCCCGCGGTGCCGATCTACAAGCAGCAGGACGCCGAGGGCGAGCGCTGGAAGGTGATTCCGGTCCTG includes:
- a CDS encoding vanadium-dependent haloperoxidase, whose protein sequence is MKPGSGFPQALLVGSVLAATLFATVARGDVIMDWNAKADALAAEKQLLNAPNSRGQAMLHIAMFEAVNAIERRYAPYKLNLTADKATSREAAAAAAAHDVLLAQHPDKKTDLDAALAASLAGIADNEARSKGIELGKQAAAGVIALRENDGSKTPEDYRPATTAGVYVPTTIPIESTSPKVRPFVMASASQFRAPPPPALTSETWTRDLNEIREIGSSVSAKRSPEQTTIARFWLFTGPRTYNAIVRQIATNRKMDLVDCARLYALTSIATADAFIAVFDAKYAYNLWRPITAIRNADLTSNPATPREASWQPLGTTPMHPEYPCAHCIISSTVATVLQNIVGDEVGEITLTSPTAAGVTRKWTRLQDYSNEVSSARIFAGFHYRFSTEAGRDMGKKIGDLTVATQMRGAVADAQQKR
- a CDS encoding winged helix-turn-helix domain-containing protein → MADIKSYRFGPFLVDRRSACLRREGIAVPLRPKSFDVLVYLAQHPGRLVAKAELIDNVWQNVNVTSNSVVQCIKEVRQALQDDSQAIIETVSKRGYLFAPPVIAVDSDGEHASSASTTAIDTDASRALPLPDRPSIAVLPFDNMSGDPDQEHFADGISEDLITGLSRVRWLFVIARNSTFVYKGRAVDIRDIAAKLGVRYVLEGSVRRAGQRLRVSAQLIDAITGGHHWAEQYDRELGDIFAIQDEITSSVIASIQPRLLAAEGVRALSRSPGDLGAWELVARAQTHVWRLTRSDNEAAIEALNRAVEAYPDYAPARSLLGFCLVFSAHNGWIDRDQGLQAARPHIVRAIALDDCDPWAQIALGYWSMMAWRTEESLAAFRRAVVLNPSSAAAHCYLSHGLAFSGRCDEAIAHGREAIRLSPLDPDTAMFLGGITVANYLAGRYAEAFETSEQLLRLRPGFHGAQRLRCASLAQMGRVEEARQSLAALRLEQPQLSIDWIKSSVPYQTPELMEHFLAGMRRAGLT
- a CDS encoding TetR/AcrR family transcriptional regulator, with translation MSSDRTRSAILAAAEKLYADRGFGDVTLRDIVAEANVNLAAVNYHFGSKDELIAELFVTRSLATNRERLNELKLAEEKGGGRAPIDAILHALVGPTLRGCLGPDREGSTAARFMIRASIESVPPIRRIKNREVDHLRKFIAAMRRAMPGRDDADLYWGLHFALAMSHHTIREKERLIRLSEGQCDLNDVDAIVDRVVAVSVMALTGGEATAKKAPARSAMPQGRLTRQDL